One Triticum dicoccoides isolate Atlit2015 ecotype Zavitan chromosome 4B, WEW_v2.0, whole genome shotgun sequence genomic window carries:
- the LOC119291675 gene encoding protein STRUBBELIG-RECEPTOR FAMILY 6-like, which translates to MGTRRRGGGMPGAAPLLLLACCCFCVWPHNQILVAATTDATDLTALNTLFTSLNSPGQLKGWQVNGGDPCGESWQGITCSGSSVTAIKLPSLGLSGNLGYNMNTMSSLVEIDMSQNSLGGGQAIQYNLPTAKLERLNLAGNQFGGQIPYSIFSMNNLKYLNLNHNQLQGKMTDVFSNLGSLTTVDLSFNSLTGDLPEGLSSLSSVKTLYLQNNQLTGSINVLADLPLSDLNVANNRFTGWIPSQLKKINSLQTDGNSWTSGPAPPPPPFTAPPSNRRKSPAKKDSGSSSSDGKSGISGGAVAGIVISLLVVGAIIAFFVIKRKRKSKREEHFEQHQPFTSFPSNEVKDMKPYEESTTIDVDSLASPASVGLKPPAKIERNKSFDDDDDFSSKPVARKNNTKPIKAVVYSVADLQIATDSFSMDNLVGEGTFGRVYRSQFNDGKVLAVKKLDCTVIPFQSSEDFVELVSNISILHHPNLNELVGYCMEHGQHLLVYDFHRNGSLHDLLHLSDEYSKPLSWNSRIKIALGSARALEYLHEVCSPSVVHKNFKSSNILLDSEYNPHVSDAGVASFIPDAEFQTAEQSAGCTAPEVDMTGQYTMKSDVYSFGVVMLELLTGRKPFDSSKPRSEQSLVRWASPQLHDIDALDRMVDPALKGLYPAKSLSRFADVLALCVQAEPEFRPPMSEVVQALVRLVQRANMTKKMLDGDASRRGDDQDQDFI; encoded by the exons ATGGGGacgaggaggaggggcggcggaATGCCGGGCGCGGCGCCGCTGCTGCTCCTGGCCTGCTGCTGCTTCTGCGTCTGGCCGCACAACCAAATCTTGgtcgccgccaccaccgacgcCACTGACC TTACTGCCCTCAACACGCTCTTCACTAGCTTGAATTCTCCGGGGCAGCTCAAAGGCTGGCAAGTGAATGGCGGTGACCCCTGCGGCGAATCATGGCAGGGCATCACTTGCTCAGGATCGTCGGTTACAGCAAT caaactgccaagcttggggctgTCTGGGAATTTGGGCTACAATATGAATACCATGAGTTCGTTGGTCGAGAT TGATATGAGCCAAAACAGCCTTGGTGGTGGACAAGCGATACAGTACAATCTCCCCACAGCTAAGCTTGAAAGGCT CAATCTCGCAGGAAACCAGTTTGGTGGACAGATACCTTACTCGATCTTCTCGATGAATAATCTTAAGTATTT AAATCTTAACCATAACCAGTTACAAGGAAAAATGACCGACGTATTTTCCAACCTTGGTAGCTTGACAACAGT GGATCTCTCCTTTAATTCTCTTACTGGTGACCTACCAGAAGGTTTAAGTTCACTGTCAAGTGTTAAGACTCT ATATTTGCAGAACAATCAGTTGACCGGTTCTATCAATGTCCTAGCTGATCTTCCCCTTTCTGATCT GAATGTTGCAAATAATCGCTTCACTGGTTGGATTCCTAGTCAGCTTAAGAAGATAAATAGTCTACA gactgatggtaattcttGGACTTCGGGACcagctccaccgccaccgccatTTACAGCTCCACCTTCAAACCGTCGGAAGAGCCCAGCTAAAAAAGACAGTGGTTCATCATCTTCTGATGGAAAGTCTGGAATAAGTGGCGGAGCTGTAGCGGGCATTGTCATATCTTTGCTGGTCGTTGGAGCAATTATTGCATTTTTTGTGATAAAAAGGAAGCGCAAATCTAAAAGGGAAGAGCACTTTGAACAGCACCAGCCATTCACTTCATTCCCTTCAAACGAAGTTAAAG ACATGAAGCCTTATGAAGAGTCAACCACAATAGATGTGGACTCGTTGGCTTCCCCTGCTTCAGTTGGTCTGAAGCCACCTGCCAAGATTGAACGCAACAAGTcattcgatgatgatgatgacttctcAAGCAAACCTGTCGCAAGGAAAAACAATACAAAACCTATAAAGGCAGTTGTTTATTCAGTTGCAGATCTACAAATAGCAACAGATAGCTTCAGCATGGACAACCTTGTTGGAGAGGGTACTTTTGGACGTGTCTACAGGTCACAGTTCAACGATGGAAAG GTTTTGGCCGTGAAGAAACTAGATTGTACTGTAATACCATTCCAATCATCTGAAGACTTTGTTGAACTGGTCTCAAACATTTCGATTCTGCACCATCCGAATCTCAATGAGCTTGTGGGCTATTGCATGGAACATGGACAACACTTGCTTGTGTACGATTTCCACAGGAACGGATCACTTCATGATCTACTTCATCTTTCAGATGAATACAGCAAGCCACTTAGCTGGAACTCCCGCATTAAGATCGCACTAGGCTCTGCCCGAGCACTGGA GTATCTTCATGAAGTATGTTCTCCGTCTGTCGTCCATAAGAATTTCAAGTCATCCAACATTCTGCTCGACTCAGAATACAACCCACACGTTTCAGATGCTGGAGTTGCAAGCTTTATTCCTGATGCTGAGTTCCAG ACTGCGGAACAGAGTGCCGGGTGCACTGCCCCAGAGGTGGACATGACTGGCCAGTACACTATGAAGAGCGATGTCTACAGCTTTGGGGTTGTCATGCTAGAGCTTTTGACGGGACGCAAACCATTTGACAG CTCCAAGCCTAGGTCAGAGCAGTCACTCGTGCGGTGGGCGTCTCCCCAGCTCCACGACATCGATGCCCTGGACAGGATGGTGGATCCTGCGCTCAAGGGTCTGTACCCTGCCAAGTCCCTGTCCCGATTCGCCGACGTGCTCGCCTTGTGTGTCCAG GCTGAGCCGGAATTCAGGCCACCAATGTCTGAGGTGGTGCAGGCGCTTGTCCGGCTGGTGCAGAGGGCCAACATGACGAAGAAGATGCTCGACGGCGACGCTTCCCGGCGAGGCGATGACCAGGACCAGGATTTCATATGA
- the LOC119291674 gene encoding ATPase 10, plasma membrane-type-like produces the protein MDEDGLGKPLLGLESLSTQDIDLGNLPLEEVFEQLSTSRCGLSSADAAERLQLFGANRLEEKRENKVLKFISFMWNPLSWVMEAAAIMALVLANGGSQGPDWEDFVGIVCLLVINSTISFIEENNAGNAAASLMARLAPRTKVLRDGQWQELDASVLVPGDIISIRLGDIVPADARLLEGDPLKIDQSALTGESLPVTKRTGDLVFTGSTCKHGEIEAVVIATGIRSFFGKAAHLVDTTEVVGHFQKVLTCIGNFCICSIAVGVIVEVIVMFAVQHRSYREGINNVLVLLIGGIPIAMPTVLSVTLAIGSHRLSQQGAITKRMTAIEEMAGMDVLCCDKTGTLTLNHLTVDKDLIEVFSGGMDRDMIILLAARASRVDNQDAIDMAIINMLSDPKEARANITEVHFLPFNPVDKRTAITYIDSGGNWFRVSKGAPEQILNLCYNKDDIAEKAQRVVDSFAERGLRSLAVAYQEVPERSRDGDGGPWVFCGVLPLFDPPRHDSADTIRRALDLGVCVKMITGDHLAIAKETGRRLGTGTNMHHSAALFGRRGGDGGDEGAAMPVEELVESADGFAGVFPEHKHEIVRLLQAKGHVCGMTGDGVNDAPALKKADIGIAVSDATDAARAAADIVLTEPGLGVIVCAVLTSRAIFQRMKNYTIYAVCITIRIVVGFVLLASIWEYDFPPFMVLIIAILNDGTIMAISKDRVKPSRSPDSWKLNEIFATGVVIGTYLALVTVLFYWALTRTTFFESHFGVRSLKGDAEEVSSAVYLQVSITSQALIFVTRSRGLSFLDRPGALLVCAFAAAQLVATLVAVYAAVGFASISGVGWRWAGVIWLYSLASYLPLDLIKFAVRYALSGDAWSLLFDRKAAFARRRRDYYGEEGRRGAALSARRALSDHLLSSRTPRSATAEQARRRAEITRLGETHSPRAHLQSVMKLKRARSAHSV, from the exons ATGGATGAAGACGGGCTGGGAAAACCTCTGCTTGGACTTGAGAGTCTCAGCACCCAAGACATTGATCTG GGGAATCTGCCCCTCGAAGAAGTTTTTGAGCAGCTGAGCACGTCTCGATGTGGTCTCTCCTCGGCGGATGCCGCGGAGCGGTTGCAGCTGTTCGGCGCAAACCGACTGGAGGAGAAGCGC GAGAACAAGGTCCTCAAGTTCATCAGCTTCATGTGGAACCCTCTGTCCTGGGTGATGGAGGCAGCGGCCATCATGGCATTAGTCTTGGCAAATGGGGGT AGTCAGGGTCCTGACTGGGAGGACTTCGTGGGAATCGTCTGCCTTCTCGTCATCAACTCGACAATCAGCTTCATCGAGGAGAACAATGCCGGCAATGCCGCGGCTTCCCTCATGGCCCGCTTGGCGCCTAGAACAAAG GTTCTTAGAGATGGGCAATGGCAAGAGCTGGATGCCTCTGTACTGGTACCGGGGGACATCATCAGCATCAGGCTTGGTGACATTGTCCCTGCCGATGCGCGGCTACTCGAGGGGGATCCTCTCAAAATTGATCAG TCAGCTCTCACTGGAGAATCACTTCCTGTAACTAAAAGGACCGGTGACCTAGTGTTCACTGGTTCAACTTGCAAGCATGGTGAGATTGAAGCTGTCGTCATCGCCACCGGGATCCGCTCATTCTTCGGGAAGGCGGCCCATTTGGTGGACACCACAGAGGTTGTAGGCCATTTCCAGAAG GTTCTTACCTGCATAGGCAACTTCTGTATCTGCTCAATTGCGGTGGGGGTGATCGTTGAGGTTATCGTCATGTTCGCGGTCCAGCACCGGTCATACCGGGAGGGGATCAACAATGTGCTTGTTCTTCTGATAGGAGGGATACCGATCGCGATGCCAACGGTTTTGTCGGTCACGCTCGCAATAGGTTCTCATCGTCTATCTCAGCAG GGTGCCATCACCAAAAGAATGACGGCCATTGAGGAAATGGCCGGAATGGATGTTCTCTGCTGCGACAAAACCGGAACCCTCACTCTCAACCATCTTACCGTTGACAAAGACCTAATCGAG GTTTTCAGCGGAGGAATGGACAGGGACATGATAATCCTGTTGGCTGCAAGAGCATCAAGAGTGGATAACCAAGATGCAATCGACATGGCCATCATAAATATGCTCTCTGATCCCAAAGAG GCGCGCGCAAACATCACCGAGGTTCACTTTCTCCCGTTCAATCCGGTCGACAAGCGGACGGCCATAACATACATTGATTCTGGCGGCAATTGGTTCCGGGTCAGCAAAGGTGCTCCTGAGCAG ATCCTCAACCTGTGCTACAACAAGGACGACATCGCCGAGAAGGCGCAGCGGGTCGTCGACAGCTTCGCCGAGAGGGGCCTCCGTTCACTAGCAGTTGCTTACCAG GAGGTCCCGGAGAGATCGAGGGACGGCGACGGCGGGCCGTGGGTGTTCTGCGGCGTGCTGCCGCTGTTCGACCCGCCGCGGCACGACAGCGCCGACACCATCCGCAGGGCCCTGGACCTGGGCGTGTGCGTGAAGATGATCACCGGCGACCACCTGGCGATCGCCAAGGAGACCGGCCGGCGGCTCGGGACGGGGACCAACATGCACCATTCGGCGGCGCTGTTCGGCCGccgcggcggcgatggtggcgacgAGGGGGCGGCGATGCCGGTGGAGGAGCTGGTGGAGAGCGCGGACGGGTTCGCGGGCGTGTTCCCGGAGCACAAGCACGAGATCGTGCGGCTCCTGCAGGCCAAGGGGCACGTGTGCGGGATGACGGGCGACGGCGTGAACGACGCGCCGGCGCTGAAGAAGGCGGACATCGGCATCGCGGTGTCGGACGCGACGGACGCCGCCCGGGCCGCCGCCGACATCGTGCTGACGGAGCCCGGCCTCGGCGTCATCGTCTGCGCCGTCCTCACCAGCCGCGCCATCTTCCAGCGCATGAAGAACTACACG ATTTATGCCGTGTGCATCACCATACGAATCGTG GTTGGGTTTGTTCTTCTGGCGTCGATATGGGAGTACGACTTCCCGCCATTCATGGTGCTCATCATAGCCATACTCAACGACG GGACGATCATGGCGATATCCAAGGACCGGGTGAAGCCGTCGCGGAGCCCGGACAGCTGGAAGCTCAACGAGATATTCGCCACCGGGGTCGTCATCGGCACCTACCTCGCGCTCGTCACGGTGCTCTTCTACTGGGCGCTCACCAGAACCACATTCTTCGAG TCTCACTTCGGGGTGCGGTCTCTGAAGGGCGACGCCGAGGAGGTGTCGTCGGCGGTGTACCTGCAGGTGAGCATCACCAGCCAGGCCCTGATATTCGTGACCCGCAGCCGGGGCCTCTCCTTCCTCGACCGGCCGGGGGCGCTGCTCGTCTGCGCCTTCGCCGCCGCGCAGCTGGTGGCGACCCTGGTGGCGGTGTACGCGGCCGTCGGCTTCGCGTCGATCAGCGGCGTCGGGTGGCGGTGGGCCGGCGTCATCTGGCTCTACAGCCTGGCGTCCTACCTCCCGCTCGACCTCATCAAGTTCGCCGTCCGCTACGCCCTCAGCGGCGACGCCTGGAGCCTGCTGTTCGACCGGAAG GCTGCGTTTGCAAGGAGGAGGAGAGACTACTACGGCGAGGAGGGCCGGCGGGGGGCGGCGCTGTCGGCGCGGCGGGCGCTCTCTGACCATCTCCTCAGCAGCCGGACGCCGCGCTCTGCCACCGCGGAGCAGGCGAGGCGGCGCGCCGAGATCACAAG GCTGGGAGAAACGCACTCGCCAAGGGCGCACCTCCAGTCTGTGATGAAGCTCAAGCGCGCCCGGTCGGCTCACTCCGTTTGA